A part of Winslowiella toletana genomic DNA contains:
- the otsA gene encoding alpha,alpha-trehalose-phosphate synthase: protein MSRLVVVSNRIAVPDGSKASAGGLAVGILDALKKTGGLWFGWNGEISTITEEDDDEQLGVVKQDGITYASFSLCQNDYDLYYSQFSNTVIWPAFHYRLDLVQFQREAWEGYCRVNELLVERLQPLVEPDDILWIHDYHLLPFAAACRKLGLKNRIGFFLHIPFPTPEIFNALPPHKELLEMMCDYDLLGFQTESDRTAFLESLSLLTQVQNKGPKQHRAFGNEFVTEVYPIGIEPESIKEMAEGPLPPKMAAMKRELGDAKNIIACERLDYSKGLPERFLAYEALLENFPEHRGNIRYSQIAPTSRGDVQAYQDIRHQLETEAGRINGKYGTLGWTPLYYLNQHFDRRLLMKIFRLTDVGLVTPLRDGMNLVAKEYVASQDPDDPGVLVLSRFAGAANELTSALIVNPYDRDEVAAALDRALNMPRTERISRYNDMMAVLRKNDITHWRETFLKDLQAIAPRADDHEVANKVATFPRLA from the coding sequence ATGAGTCGCTTAGTGGTCGTATCTAACCGTATCGCTGTACCCGATGGTTCGAAAGCCAGTGCAGGTGGTTTGGCAGTCGGTATTCTGGACGCATTAAAGAAAACAGGTGGATTGTGGTTTGGCTGGAATGGTGAAATCAGCACCATTACTGAAGAGGATGATGACGAACAGCTGGGTGTCGTTAAACAAGACGGTATCACCTATGCGTCATTTAGCCTGTGCCAGAATGATTACGACCTCTACTACAGCCAGTTTTCCAACACTGTTATCTGGCCCGCTTTTCACTACCGTCTCGATTTGGTGCAGTTCCAGCGTGAAGCCTGGGAAGGTTATTGCCGGGTAAATGAGCTGCTGGTCGAGCGCCTGCAACCGCTGGTGGAGCCGGATGATATTCTGTGGATCCACGATTACCATCTGCTGCCGTTTGCCGCTGCCTGCCGTAAACTGGGATTGAAAAACCGTATTGGCTTCTTCCTGCATATACCTTTCCCCACCCCGGAAATTTTCAACGCCTTGCCTCCGCATAAAGAGCTGCTGGAGATGATGTGTGATTATGATCTGCTGGGATTCCAGACCGAAAGTGACCGTACCGCTTTCCTGGAAAGCCTGTCGCTGCTGACTCAGGTGCAGAATAAAGGGCCGAAACAGCATCGGGCGTTTGGCAACGAGTTTGTCACCGAGGTCTATCCCATCGGTATTGAGCCGGAAAGCATTAAAGAGATGGCTGAAGGTCCGCTGCCGCCGAAAATGGCGGCGATGAAGCGTGAGCTGGGTGATGCAAAAAATATTATCGCCTGCGAACGTCTGGACTATTCGAAAGGGTTGCCGGAGCGTTTCCTCGCCTATGAAGCCCTGCTGGAGAACTTCCCGGAGCATCGTGGCAATATTCGCTATTCACAGATTGCGCCGACCTCTCGTGGCGATGTGCAGGCGTATCAGGATATTCGTCACCAGCTTGAAACCGAAGCCGGCCGGATTAACGGTAAATATGGCACGCTGGGCTGGACGCCGCTCTACTATCTTAACCAGCACTTTGACCGCCGCTTACTGATGAAAATTTTCCGTCTGACCGATGTCGGACTGGTAACGCCACTGCGCGACGGGATGAACCTGGTGGCGAAGGAGTATGTGGCCTCGCAGGACCCGGACGATCCAGGTGTACTGGTATTGTCACGCTTTGCCGGTGCCGCCAATGAGCTGACCTCCGCGTTGATCGTCAATCCTTATGATCGCGATGAAGTGGCGGCGGCCCTCGACCGGGCACTGAATATGCCGCGTACCGAACGTATTTCGCGCTATAACGATATGATGGCGGTATTGCGTAAAAACGACATTACGCACTGGCGCGAGACCTTCCTGAAAGATTTGCAGGCGATTGCACCGCGTGCCGACGATCACGAGGTGGCCAATAAGGTCGCGACCTTTCCACGATTAGCCTGA
- the otsB gene encoding trehalose-phosphatase: MTIDSEVFPSLGGGLYAFFFDVDGTLAAIKPRPDEVSIPEQVVHTLQSISTLSHGALALVSGRPVEQLDQLAAPLRVPVAGVHGAERRDASGETHRTVLPEEVVNALGATLSSSMANWPGTQLETKGMAFALHYRQGMQYEAQILQLAESMVEHFPMLALQPGKCVVELKPAGIDKGAAIRTFMQEAPFAGRIPVFIGDDLTDEAGFLVVNAMNGLSVKVGEGSSHARYRLKGVDEVYVWLEQMKLQLDQDKTTSVRSKGYESLSGRI, encoded by the coding sequence CGTTTTTCTTCGATGTTGATGGCACGCTGGCTGCCATAAAACCGCGCCCGGATGAGGTATCGATCCCGGAGCAGGTTGTTCATACCCTGCAATCAATCTCCACGCTTAGCCATGGCGCGCTGGCGCTGGTTTCTGGTCGTCCAGTTGAACAGCTGGACCAGCTGGCCGCGCCGCTACGGGTACCGGTTGCCGGTGTTCATGGCGCTGAACGGCGTGATGCCAGCGGTGAAACACATCGTACGGTGTTACCCGAAGAGGTAGTCAATGCTCTCGGAGCGACGCTAAGCAGCAGCATGGCCAACTGGCCCGGCACACAGCTGGAGACCAAAGGCATGGCGTTTGCGCTGCATTATCGTCAGGGCATGCAGTATGAAGCACAGATTTTGCAGCTGGCTGAGTCCATGGTGGAACATTTCCCGATGCTGGCGCTACAGCCGGGCAAATGTGTGGTGGAGCTCAAACCTGCAGGTATCGATAAAGGTGCGGCGATTCGTACTTTTATGCAGGAAGCGCCTTTTGCCGGACGCATTCCGGTGTTTATTGGTGATGATTTGACTGATGAAGCCGGGTTTCTGGTGGTAAACGCCATGAATGGCTTATCAGTAAAGGTCGGTGAAGGTTCCAGCCATGCACGTTACCGCCTGAAGGGCGTGGATGAGGTGTATGTCTGGCTGGAACAGATGAAATTACAATTAGATCAAGACAAGACAACGTCGGTAAGGAGTAAAGGTTATGAGTCGCTTAGTGGTCGTATCTAA